cacaaaaatagcaagcatgagatgaaggactgcctcggcttggctaaggagttctaggctaaaaagccggacgatgacaacaacaacaacaacagagcTAGAGGCtatcgaccacctaggggcaacaacaatgctttataggatcatgacaaagtggtaaccaccatctttgggggccttgccaccactgagagcagaagagatcagaagctcaccacCCATCGGGTGCTCACCATCAATGTGGAAGATGCCgtcaccaaccccagctatctgtagggttatgaggatgctacgctagccggaaaacaaaaattcaacctcataaaccaggatctactactagttatagatcacgggattaccactagacacgtaggtgcagcggaagcgactcgatgtagttgTACGCGTCGTAGCAGTGTCGTGTAGTTGCAAGGTCGTCCGTACGTCCGTCCCCTTCATGCAGTTCATCCTtatgctccagatgcagcacctttGAGGTATCCACACATACAGGGAGGAAGCGTAGCGCCTCTAGACTGCTAGGTccacgaggagcagcaggcaTGGACGTAGGATGGGCGGCAGTGGCTACCAAAATGGCGTGGATCCCTAGCCCCgttgcccaccccacttatttataggcgtccctaatgagctcctgagttggaggcccattagtaaccctaagccttgtctaactcggatccaatccgaattaggcttccagccccttaagcgagcgaccctatgggttcacgcacacatagacatggcccgagtactcctactcggccattagttgatagcagcctctagcaaggcatgtcaactcctatgcgtacgcaaagatcatatcagacgaaccaccacaaaactacatacttgttattcccttgcctcacgatatttagtccaactcataggttaacacttaacccaagcatggccatgcatttcttgatctaatcatttgagtgatccagtgatatctctctcatatagagaggggcaaattccttcttgattatctatgtctcatagcatgtttcccgacaaacccaaaaaaccacatttataactaccctgttacggagtagcgtttgatagtccctgagtaggtcgttttacatcttgaatacatacaacaatctcaggtctaaggacataacgtacatgatgtgaatagagataataacgacatctcacattgggtcagtctagccccatgtcatacatgtgcccacattattagtttgacatctccatgtctatgacttgtgaaacatagtcatcaactaataatgtgctgatccattattcatgtgtgtcctcacacgaactctaaccagggacaacattagaataaatatacaagtaaaagagtttcacaaacaattcacataattgctaatcgatacatgttgtctttaatggaaattcaatgaactcataatatatcatggatataaggcaatataatcatctctatgattatctctagggcatactcccaacactATCACCACTGATCCAAGGTCctcatcacctttagcagggccaaccagtgggtggacatcccttacacagggtgtttccccctcgttcTTGATGCAATCGTCAggaaagtgcttttcagaaaagtacTCGTCGATGGCAGAAGCgccctgaacctcctcttcgccggagccctaaaggagcctGGCCTTAGGATAGGAGACCTcgcaccctccgactcctccttctagggtgtggtacctggcagggcatccaaaccgcttggagagatcacctcctagtatagttcggcacggctagcaactaccgcgtcgagaacatcaacttctacatcatcgacttcaacaccgcctaccatgccatacttggttggccagctctggccaagttcatggccgtaccacactacgcctatctggtgctaaagatgcctttgcctgcaggagtcctggccctacaggccaacctctccatcgcctacgcctacgagacagagagtctcaccctcgctaaagccaccgacctctccatctagatgactagcgtggtcaccgatgccaagacgGTGTCCATCGACGACCTGGAGATCTCAGCACTGGAGCCTCCACGTGCCTttgccaagtctaaggaaaccaaggaggttagCCTCAGCCTCGACgatccctccaagaccgtgaagattggggctcacctcgaccccaaataggaaagcgcgctcatctccttcctacgtgccaatgctgacatgtttgcttggaaacctgcagacatgccgggggtaccacgggagaagatcgagcactccttgaatgtctcgccgactgccAAACCGATCAAACAGAAACTCcgacgattcacgccagacaaggaggctattagggtagaaataaaatggctcctagctaccatatttattaaagaagtgtatcatcctgagtggttagcaaaccctattctcgttcaaaaaagaataaagaatggagtatgtgcattgattacactgatctcaacaaacactgccctaaggaccccttcggtctacctcagatagatgaggttgtagactccaccaccggctatgaactgctctccttcctcaactattactctggctatcatcagatatccCTGAAAGAGGATGACCGGATCAAAatgtcgttcatcacgccttttggtgcgtattgctataccaccatgtccttctaactcaagaacgccagggcaacctaccaaagggccatccagatatgcctcgatcaacagataggctgcaacgtcgaagcttacatcaacgatgtggtcgtcaagtccaagaccaccgacaatctcatcgccgacctcgaagaaacgttcgccaacctaaaacgatacagatggaaattgaacccttcaaagtgcatctttggagttccatccgacatactcctgggctacatcgttagtgcccgtggcatcgagcccaaccccgacaaggtatccaccatcaccaacatgaaatggccaacctacGTAAAGGACATATAGAAGCTTGCATGCTACATGGCTGCTCTCGGCCGCTTTATATCGCACCTCGacaaaaagggactaccattattcaaactcctcaaggcctccgagcgcttctcctggtcggaggaggtagATACAGCTTtcaagtagctcaagttgtttctaacgaagcctccgatcatgatggcgcctCGACTAGacaaaactctactgatctaTATCACCGCCACTTCTCGCATCGTTAGCACAACTATCGTCGTTGAACGCGAGGAGGCCtaacatgcctataaggtgcaatgtctggtctacttcatcagcgaggtccttaatgagcccaaaacttgttatcctcaagttcagaaactgctatacgctattctgatcacgtcacgcaagctccgccattacttcaagtattacaagatcgctgtGGTCGCCGAGtttcctctaggggacatcctctgtaacaaagaggccaatggccgcatcatcaagtgggtggTCGAGCTTggtacttactccatcgaattcataagtaggcctaccatcaagtcgtaggcgctcgctgactttgtcgctgagtggaccgagatccaagagcacatccccgctacttgccccgagcactgggtgatgtactttgacggtgcccttaacatcaacgatgctggtgctggcatttttTCATTACGCTGACCAAAGACAAGCTCCAATATGTCCTTTGAatacattttctagcctccaacaagcATGGGAGCTCATCGAGcgatgcctagccatctaggaggctTCTCCTCCAAGAGAAACAAATGTGCAATGAAGATTGATGAAGCCTGACAAGTGCTCAAGGATTGGCTTGCTCTTAATTACTCTCTAACACTTAATCAAACACTAATCACTCACTCTCACAAAGAGAGGGGTTAGAGAGAGCTCACAAATGGCTTGGGAAGGGTTGGGAGTGATCTAAGCATCAGCAGCAACACCAGGAGACGTGGGATAGGTATTTATAGCCACCGCACACAAACTAGCCGTTGTAGTTCAAAAACTAGCCATTATGACCTATACAGATGTGGCACTGCCACGCCAACCCACGGCACCACCACAGCGCGGCACTACTGTGAAAATTCACGGCACTACAGCAGCTCCTAGAAATAGCACAGGTCACCTCACAGAAAACGCCATAACTTTTTACTCCAAACTCTATTTTCAATGTttttggactttctagaaagcttgttTCAAGGGCTATCCATCCCAACTAAGAACAAGCCCCAAAATCAATTAATGCAAGTGTTGTGCTAATGTGTTTCTCTCATGTTAGCACTTGGGTTTGGTTAGTTTGAGCACTTAAGACTTGTCTATGATTCGTATTGTATCCCCCttgatagtacggcatacctatactCAAGATTAAGAGAATATAACCATTTTAACCACTTGAGTATTCAATGTCTTCATATGCTATTTcttctcaatatcacttcataaggggTTGCAATCATCTTTATCTCATCTATTCGAGCAAACACACCTTGAGCATATGACTTGAACCATTttcatacatatgagttcacctcaatggcttcaagtcactttcactaatgatttgatcctcaataCAATATGACtcttcatagcttgattagttcctcgactcaatgcaagtactctcttcttcaccttagacATGGTACATCggtcctcaagccatcgctttcccttcaccttcgcttagtccctcgaagccctCTCCTTAatatcttcaccttatcaagccatactcaagtcacatcatattaagcatccattgaaaactatttcttcaatagtatgatccttgcttgaatatcttctagatatgaatgttgagatcaatcaagctttagtttgattcacataaagacatatatgaatcaacatcaatatggtcaagctaattcacgattccttatatcctctttattttggcttgacactcctaacactcacttcaatctctatcttcatacttctagcttgatcatattaatgcaaagtgattttctaaatctttatccatacaagcaaaccaatgtagagaacATCTTACATCCATTATACATTGTCTCCTTTGTCATTTCACCTTTGCTTGACATTTTCTCACTTATGCACTCTTGATtcattcttcaatccttgatcaaagctagtCCACTATCCAACTCTTCTTGTccatgcaaagcaagccattatagagaccaatccaaaatcatcaactcatgtctcatttgccATTTGACAAATATGTTTGCTtccacatgatgctatgatatcccacaacataaaaGCCATTATTTCATTGATTCCTTTTGCATTGTtatcttttgcttgaactagattgtttccataATCTTTCAATACAACAATATACAATTTGGCCTTCATTTCAACActgtggcatatcatcaagtttgccttgtTGAACCTTTGATGCACTTCTTATTACACaatccacaagtgtatgcaataaaatcaatttcctattcaacacttaggaaacttgttagacctttaatggtgttATCATTCAGTTCaccaaaactcactaaagggctagatgcacttacagatCTATGCGTCTGTCGCGCCGTGTCACATTGCCTCTCCGAGAAACATGCACACGCCACCTCTGGCCACTCCCTCAAACGTGCCTGTCGTGCCTCGTCACATCGCCTCTCCAAGCAACGTGCGCACGCCACCTCTGGCCGCTCCCTCAAAGGACGTGCTAGATGACGATTCACCCCATTCGATGGGCCAAGAACCGCCACATGTAagaagggatacggagctaaaaatgctcccacgtcccattcaggcccaggagttcgaaggttggcccaccgatgggttcacaaCAGCTCCGGGgcgcctttagagtgaggggtgaaaagggatgggcctgctagcGGCTAGTACCCAGGCGCATGAGTGTCACAGGCATCCCAGTCTACGTTCGAGTCTGGGTCAGTTttcagtccatggtttttctttgaagaaaggcagcgagcccttgggactagtcgaatggacccaagaactatcTGGATTAGCTGCCAAGAATcaagagtcggtcaccagctgacccatgtcgAACCCCTGCGAATGGGAAgctggggccccactcggactagcccgttaatagctcaccgagcaccatgattcgtccatcgaggaaaacatggcacggctcagcccctccgttttatcaaaaaacgcttgagggaggacgataaaaaaaacaagctgacccctcgaccagacccctgctATGCGCGGGGGCTCGAAGGAAGTTGGACTCATAAGAAGACCGAATACGAGGTCGCATGACAATGGTGGATcgatcagatcctagggagggatcggaatcaagagaaatcttttcTGCCCCCCAAATCCCATAGCTACATGTTCCTAAGGAGTCCAGTCATGACAGAAGGGAATCACAACCCACCAAGGTGTCCCGCGGGCACCAGAAGATCGAAGCCCTCGAAGTCCTCCCCATCCAAAAAGCCtatgaaggagtatcctactcctccgtaggctcgggggctactgtcgggtatcagtattagggttACCCAACGAAGGGATCCGAGGACCGCGGAGGACAAACTCGCCTAGATAATCGAGGACATATTTCAGTCTCGACCAACCCCGAAGGGATGTTTCTGCCTTGCCAGACCCCTCGGGCACGGGCCCCATGTCGCCCGACTCCGAGGGTacgtgtcgatagaatatcgttggcagtccaccgaggggtatcccacgatggtagatttgtcggtggaggtgcgcgtaatcaggaaccggatggtgacacaaggcgcagagagcgatttagacaggttcgggccgtctgatcgacgtaataccctatgtcctgtgtctttggtgtattgtattgagatgtagtagatagatttgtgtatcttgtccgctagggaacccctgcctctccttatatagtttggagGAGCAGAGTTAtaagaaaagtatcctatttggtactatacaatgtcttgcggtgcacgccaagcagcgccgtgcacaccttgatcttgtgggtcaggccacctctgatggtgcggcccatgtcttgtcttgagaatactgggggggccatacccccacagctagtccccgagcctaacagtaggtgacgtagtcgtgtggtgccagggttagaaagtagaagaccaactGAGCAGGCACATTTTATCGtcagctacatcggggactcctcagcGCTCAGTTTCATCgtgctcgaggagtaagtgggcacacttcaccgcacggacgtcatcagctacgccggggagtcctcggtgctcgaacctcgCCAGCTTCAcctgggactcctcggtgctcagtcatcgccagcgacgccggggactcctcgctcctcggtgctcggtcatcgctagcgtaTGTAGttcgacgatcagttggtgtgaaaatatatttatgtttaatataaaccacccgactagttagtgtgtagctgagtctccagccctagctagcccatagcccataacgtcgagcgcggagcccgtgcacgtgtaggaggaacaggcgtcaccaaggaaccgctgccgaccacccataacacaaagcgcggagcccatagcatgtgtagggaggagccagagacagggccatctctggaggcgtccgagcatcaacatgactgttcgagggttcgaaaaatcgtttggagagcaaacatggagaaaatagtttgaaaaaacattatggcgatatacggagattggagaatatttagaagaatattaaaatgtgacttagctttagacagagcgTCTGGTTGGCGacatatggcgttatctggtcgacgttgacagcgagcacctggcgggcggtgagttgttggtgaaggcgacctcagaggtggttctaagatcagatctgctgtcgcgggggctgatgtagccagcgatgaaccgtcatcgtggaccggcatggatctccacgagattgatgacgagaacacgttgttgatttgaggtccgtCTGGCTCGacatgggatcaagcgcacacccctacctagcgtgccaactgtcgacagaatatcgtcggcagtccaccgaggggtatcctgcgatggtagatttgttagTGGGGGGTGGGGGTCGCGtaattaggaaccggatggtgacacaaggcgcagagacagcgatttagacaggttcggaccgtctgatcgacgtaataccctacgtcctgtgtctttggtgtattgcattgagatgcaGTAGATAGATTtgtgtatcttgtccgctagggaacccctgcctctccttatatagtctggaggagcagggttacaagaaaagtatcctatttggtactatacaatgtcttgcggtgcacgccgagcagcgccgtgcacgccttgatcttgtgggtcggggcacctctgatggtgcggcccatgtcttgtcctaaGGATAtcggggggccatacccccacagtacgGGAGCCGTCTCtcccgaccctgagggcacgggctccgtctcgcccgatcccttgggcACGGACCCtgtgtcgcccgaccccgagggtacGGGACCCGTCTCGCCTCaccctgagggcacgggctctgtcccgcccgaccccgagggcgcgggctccgtctcacccgatgggGACTCATACCGCCTCTAACCACTATGGGTCTAAGGGTACGACTccggggtcaaacttctgacaccgggAGGGAAGCGGGCACATCTCGACGTGACCCATGGCCATGTTAGGCCACGCCCGGGGGTTCGCATCGCCAACAGTGACGGGTGCATGGTTGATGTGCTGCCTAATCCTTGTACGACCGCTAACAGGCATGTCGGCTTACCACGTCGTCCGCCGGGACGGGATGGGACACCACGACCAGCTGATGACATTGAggcatggcaccagtggtgaacagGAGCCCGACGTGGAGACGTCCCCGTCACCATCTACAgcgtcggcgggacccgcatgaaggagaagaaggacgcgGCGGCCCTCgaagccttcttctccctcgcttttcctCTTTTCTCTCTTTGTAACATGTGTCTTTcgcttcacctataaaaggggaagcaggacgccccttGAGAGGAACGAGCGCACGGCTGAAcgagctcaacaagactcaactccGTTCGATCTTTTcaacagagacttgggaccttctccctctctcgcccgtttataacccctactacaaactagtgccagTAACAGgaacagcaacaaactggacgtagggacattccgtccgaaccaatataaattcttgtgtcctccgagcacaccattcaAGCAcagatataaatttactagccagtgGTTCGAAACAGTGACACGTGCCATCTCCTTGACTAAGCACTGCTACGCCAAAGCCACGTAGGCGCCGTGACCTATGCAGCGTTTGATCTTTACCAGCTGCCACGTCGCAGGAGCTGAATCTTGTGGTGCTATCTTGGCGCTGACATGCTCTGCAACGTGTCAATCAACTGCGAGACGCCGGCCGTCGATGATGGCGATCAGGGAGGTGTTCGGCACGGCGTGGCCCCTCCCGTACAGGCGGAGGAACCCGAGCGCCTCCACGCGCGGCTCCGGTGGTGCCACGGTGCCTTCCAGCATCCGCACCACGGCGGCGATGCTCGGCCGCTGGGCGGGGTCCTGGTGCAGGCAGCACAGGGCGATGCGCACGGCACGCGCCGCCTCGGCCTCGTCCACGCGGCCCTCCAGCCTCGGGTCCACCAGGTCCAGGTGCCTTCCCTGCTCGTGGAGCTCCATGGCCACCATCGGGAAGTACTCATCGCCACTGCCGCTGGCGCCACTCGGCGAAGACGCAGCCGTCGCGCTGCTCCACCCGGACGGCCAGTCCGACTGCACGCTGCTGCCGGCGACagggacggcgacggcgacgttgTCGTTGATCTGCTCACCCCTGTTCTTCCTCCCGTGTATCAGCTCCAGCAGCACCATACCGAAACTGTACACGTCAGCGCGGTCCGAGATGGCGGCGTTGCTGAGCCACTCCGGGGCCAGGTACCCGCGGGTGCCGCGCATGGTGGTGAACAGTGCCGACTGCTCCGGAGACATCAGCTTGGCAAGGCCGAAATCAGAGATCTTAACCTGCCCGCCGTCGGCCAGCAGGATGTTCTCCGGCTTCACGTCGCAGTGCACGATCTTCTGGTCGCACCCGGTGTGCAGGTACGCGAGGCCGCGAGCCGCGCCGAGCGCCACCTCCATGCGCTCCCCCCACTCCAGAACTGGCCCCGTGCGCCCGAACAGCGACCGGTCAAGCGAGCCGCGGTTCATGTACTCGTAGACGAGCAGCCGGCGCGAGCCCTCCGCGCAGAAACCGCGGAGGCGCACGAGATTGACGTGCCGGATGTTGGCGATGACCGTGATCTCAGTGCAGAACTCCCGCTTGGCCTGCACGCCGACGGCCTCCAGCTTCTTCACCGCGACGAGCCCCTCGACGCCGGGGAGTTCCCCTTTGTACACAGAGCCGAACCCGCCGGAGCCGATTTTCGTCCCGAAGTTGGCGGTCATCGCCGCAATCTCCATGTAGCTAAACCGCGTCGGCATGCCCGGTACGACGACGTTGTCATCTTCCTCGTCGTCGTCCGCGTCCGCGTTACCGGTGTCCTTTTGACGGCCCATGTACAACTGCTTGACGCCTGTGCTCTTGCCCTTCTTTTTCTTGCCGTTCATCCTCATTCTCCTCCAGCACGCGTAACATGCGATCACGGCGAGTAGTAGGAACGCTGCGATGGATGGCAGGACGATTGGGACGACACGGTTTGCCGACGACGCGCTTGAATTGCTTCTTGTAGCATTGTTCGCCAAAGGGACCGTCTTGATGTATCCCAAGGCTGAAGCAGAAGAGCTAAAATATAGCGAGCCGAGCTGCTTTCCTTGGATCACGTAGCAACTTAGGGAGGAGTTGTCGTAGAAGTAGGCGAGGCAGCCGCAGCTCGTGGAGCAGAGGCCGCGGCACGCGTTGTGGTTGACGCCGGTCTTGATCGGCGGATCAAACTTCGTGGCGAAGTAGGCCGCCTGCGACTTGAGGACGAGGTAAGCCGGGGACACGGTGCTGTTGCTGCTCTGGCACAAGGCCGGCGACGCGAGCGCCGAGCCGTCCCCCGGAGTGCACGCAGCGGGGGTCGTCGATGAGGCGGCGAAGAGCGGCGGGCAGGTGCAGGTCGAGCTGTTGCCCGCCGTGGAGCAGAGCCCGAGGGGCGGGCACTGAAGCGGGAGGTCGCAGTCGTTGGCCGGCGCCACGAAGTCTCTTCCAAGCGACGCCGAGGAGTTCACCAGCGGATAGCTCGTGATGCGCAGTCGGCCGTCGTATCCCAGCTTCAGCACGGGGAACGCCGCCTCCCTGAGGTCCACGCGGAACACGAGGCCGCCATCGGCAGCAACGGCGAACAAGCCCGACGCGTTCACCAACACGGACGCCACCGCGACGTTGCGATCCTTGTAGGAGCGGACATCGTTCGACAGCCGCCAGTACGTGGACGCCTGCCACGTCAACACCAAATCCGCGGTCGTCACGCCGAGCCGGTAGTTCCCCTCCGCGAGATCGGTGGCGCTCCTCGCCGCCGACAGGTACGCGCCGGCGCGTAGCTGCTGCCCCGGGAGCAGCGTGTCGGTGGCGTTATCGAACGACTGCCACAGCGACGCGTTCCCGGCGTCCAGCAGCTGCAGGTTCCCGCTGTCCTGCAGCCTCAGAGCCACGACGGGCGAGCGCAGCTGCGACGGCGTCGACCACAGCACCGTTCCATCGGGGTTCGACACCGTGAGCCCCTGCGAAGTGAGCTTCACCGATCCCGACGACGTCGTCGGCGCGTCGCGGTTGCCCGACCAGACCAGCGTGGCGGACGGGGCGTGCAGGACGACGAGGTAGAACCGGTCCTGCTGCTGCCCCTGCCCGGGGTTCAGCACGGCGGCCTTGAACGCGCCGCTCTTGGACTCTAGGAACGCTCCGCCGGTGTCGACGTACAGGATGTTAGAGGCGGTGAAGGGAGGTCGCAGGAGCTCCGTCGCCAGCGGCCCAGCGTCCGCGGCGCGGGCGGGCAAGAGGATCAGAACCAAGCccaggaacgcgagcgagcgcggCAGAGCGGGCGGGAGCGGAGACATTTGTGTGGCGACGGCGCGCGGGCACGCGCGGATGCGACCATGAAGCGTAGGAGTGCACGGCACGGCGTGTCTGGCGTAGGCTATTGAGGAACGTTGACCTCAGCTCTTTGCTATGTGCTGCGTGAACTCTGGTTGGCGCGAACAAAACCGGCATCTGGTTCAGCGGCCGAAGAGCGTTGGGTTGCCGCGGTTTGGAATCTAGCGGCGCGGCACTTGTTGGATTTTCGCGTTGGCTTTCCTTCTCGATTGAGATTGAGATGGATTGGTTAAACAAAGGAGAGGGTCGAGCTGCTCGGCGACCAGCTGAAAGGGATTCGATTGGATGGAGCACAGGTGCGACCTGATTGGAATTTGTCAAACAGAGTTGGCTGTGTGGCTGTACTGCTGTAGCCCTAGGTCGCTACTGTTGTACATTGACTTCTGCTCATCATCAAAGCTGGTTCGATATTCAGCATAGCGGAAGTCAACGGCCTTGCTAATGTCTAGCTCAACAGAATTAATACGCCGAAAGAGTCCATGCTGGACCTGGATATAAAGAGTTCAGAATTCAGGAGTAGGCTAAGGGGTCCAAAGTTTAGATCAATAGGGTatatatataataagataatacaAGCAGGTTGTATAAGATGCGTTTGTGTTGGGAGCGTATGTCTTCATCACACCTGCCTGCCCCATCCCGGTCTTCCTCGCCCACCGCTCCAGCCAGCGGCTCCCTCACCGCTGGCCGCACCATCCACCTCCCGCCCCTAGCACACCCTCCCCTAAACACAGGGCACTGCGCAGGCGGTGTCCTCCTCGTTCTCACCCACACCCCGCCCTTGCCCCTCAACCTCGCTCTCCCCAAATCCGAGGGAAGGTCGCCGACGACCTCCGCCACGATGCCCCTACCGCTAGCCCCGCTCAACCGCATTCTCCCACTGCTGTCGTGTCACAgaccccccccctcc
Above is a genomic segment from Miscanthus floridulus cultivar M001 chromosome 3, ASM1932011v1, whole genome shotgun sequence containing:
- the LOC136546355 gene encoding G-type lectin S-receptor-like serine/threonine-protein kinase At5g35370, whose protein sequence is MSPLPPALPRSLAFLGLVLILLPARAADAGPLATELLRPPFTASNILYVDTGGAFLESKSGAFKAAVLNPGQGQQQDRFYLVVLHAPSATLVWSGNRDAPTTSSGSVKLTSQGLTVSNPDGTVLWSTPSQLRSPVVALRLQDSGNLQLLDAGNASLWQSFDNATDTLLPGQQLRAGAYLSAARSATDLAEGNYRLGVTTADLVLTWQASTYWRLSNDVRSYKDRNVAVASVLVNASGLFAVAADGGLVFRVDLREAAFPVLKLGYDGRLRITSYPLVNSSASLGRDFVAPANDCDLPLQCPPLGLCSTAGNSSTCTCPPLFAASSTTPAACTPGDGSALASPALCQSSNSTVSPAYLVLKSQAAYFATKFDPPIKTGVNHNACRGLCSTSCGCLAYFYDNSSLSCYVIQGKQLGSLYFSSSASALGYIKTVPLANNATRSNSSASSANRVVPIVLPSIAAFLLLAVIACYACWRRMRMNGKKKKGKSTGVKQLYMGRQKDTGNADADDDEEDDNVVVPGMPTRFSYMEIAAMTANFGTKIGSGGFGSVYKGELPGVEGLVAVKKLEAVGVQAKREFCTEITVIANIRHVNLVRLRGFCAEGSRRLLVYEYMNRGSLDRSLFGRTGPVLEWGERMEVALGAARGLAYLHTGCDQKIVHCDVKPENILLADGGQVKISDFGLAKLMSPEQSALFTTMRGTRGYLAPEWLSNAAISDRADVYSFGMVLLELIHGRKNRGEQINDNVAVAVPVAGSSVQSDWPSGWSSATAASSPSGASGSGDEYFPMVAMELHEQGRHLDLVDPRLEGRVDEAEAARAVRIALCCLHQDPAQRPSIAAVVRMLEGTVAPPEPRVEALGFLRLYGRGHAVPNTSLIAIIDGRRLAVD